From Gammaproteobacteria bacterium:
AATGAGTTACAATCGATTAACCCACCCGTTGCACTTCAAGGTTGAATCCGCCCATACTAAAAGTTTGACGATTCGTGATTCTGCGTTCTTCATCGTGTGAAATAATTAACGTATGTGTGGTGTCCGTCTCATGGGAGCATAGATCATGTACCGCGCACAGCAAGGTTTTACCCTCATTGAATTAATGATCGTTGTAGCTATTATCGGTATTCTGGCATCGGTAAGCATCCCCGCCTATCAAGATTACGCCATCCGCAGCCAAACTTCTGAGGGAGTGTCAATCTCTGAAGGACCCAGGGCAGCCATCACTGACTTTTGGAACTCCACGGGCAAGCTACCTTCTACCGCAGCATCCGCTGGTGTTGCCAATGCCACCAGTCTCCAGGGTAGCTATGTATCTAGTCTTGCCGTTAACAATGGCAAGATCTCCGTCACTTTT
This genomic window contains:
- a CDS encoding type IV pilus assembly protein PilA, which encodes MYRAQQGFTLIELMIVVAIIGILASVSIPAYQDYAIRSQTSEGVSISEGPRAAITDFWNSTGKLPSTAASAGVANATSLQGSYVSSLAVNNGKISVTFGNKASSKLNASVLEFTPFVSTGGSLIWVCGKATPPNGQSSTDATTVNPRYLPAVCRAGG